From the Euphorbia lathyris chromosome 6, ddEupLath1.1, whole genome shotgun sequence genome, one window contains:
- the LOC136232479 gene encoding probable serine/threonine-protein kinase PBL19 codes for MNCFLIFKDKSKKKKKGDSRSAPELSNQSKPETSKSNLTSRSLPSPRRSITELYKEKEQNLRVFSFQELKEATHSFSRLLKIGEGGFGSVYKGSIRPNNGQSDSIVVAIKKLNKHGLQGHKQWLAEVQYLGVVSHPNLVKLLGYCSVDDERGIQRLLVYEYMPNKSLEDHLFNRGLPVLPWRKRLEIMLGAAEGLVYLHGGMEVQVICRDFKSSNVLLDENFKAKLSDFGLAREGPTGDHTHVSTGVVGTYGYACPEYVETGHLTIHSDVWSFGVVLYEILTGRRTLERNLPTKEQKLLDWVKQFPADSKKFSMIIDPRLRNEYSISAAKRIAKLADSCLIKTPKERPTMIEVVDSLKKAIEEIEGASTSDTKNVKSSGHRLSNGKMNKV; via the exons ATGAATTGCTTTcttatttttaaagataaatcaaagaagaagaagaaaggagattCACGATCAGCCCCAGAATTGAGCAATCAAAGCAAACCAGAAACCTCAAAATCGAACCTTACATCGAGATCTTTACCATCGCCAAGACGAAGCATAACTGAATTGTACAAAGAAAAGGAGCAAAACTTGAGAGTCTTCTCTTTTCAAGAGCTCAAAGAGGCAACTCATAGTTTTAGCAGATTACTGAAAATTGGTGAAGGTGGTTTTGGCAGTGTATATAAGGGTTCAATAAGACCTAATAATGGTCAATCTGATTCTATAGTTGTTGCCATTAAGAAGCTTAACAAGCACGGCCTGCAG GGCCATAAGCAATGGCTTGCAGAAGTTCAATATCTTGGAGTTGTTAGTCATCCCAACCTAGTAAAACTTTTAGGCTACTGCTCGGTTGACGATGAAAGAGGGATCCAACGATTGTTGGTGTATGAATATATGCCTAATAAGAGCCTAGAGGACCATCTTTTCAACAGAGGCTTACCTGTTTTGCCATGGAGAAAAAGATTAGAGATTATGCTCGGTGCAGCTGAAGGATTGGTTTACTTGCATGGAGGAATGGAAGTTCAG GTAATATGTCGCGATTTTAAATCATCCAATGTGCTACTGGATGAGAATTTTAAGGCAAAGCTCTCAGATTTTGGACTTGCTAGAGAAGGGCCAACAGGCGACCATACTCATGTATCCACAGGG GTGGTTGGGACATATGGGTATGCTTGCCCAGAATACGTTGAGACAGGTCATCTAACAATCCATAGTGATGTATGGAGTTTCGGTGTGGTGCTGTACGAAATACTTACAGGACGACGAACTCTGGAAAGAAACTTGCCAACAAAGGAGCAAAAGCTTCTGGATTGGGTGAAACAATTCCCAGCAGACAGCAAAAAGTTCAGTATGATTATAGACCCGAGACTCCGAAATGAATACTCCATTTCAGCAGCAAAGAGAATTGCTAAGTTAGCAGATAGCTGCCTGATAAAAACTCCGAAAGAGCGGCCGACAATGATTGAGGTGGTTGATAGCTTAAAGAAAGCAATAGAAGAAATAGAAGGCGCAAGCACTTCTGATACGAAAAATGTTAAATCATCTGGACATAGATTGAGTAATGGAAAGATGAACAAG GTATAA
- the LOC136232477 gene encoding beta-amylase 3, chloroplastic yields MALTLRSSTSFINLKDPKNLKNLDGISSTICFAQMMPSCRLRAKNSTQEAQLSGDNILMLEGSKSNKWEKASAISSPQTSNGPKVPVFVMLPLDTITVGGNLNRPRALNASLMALKSAGVEGVMVDVWWGLVEKDGPLIYNWDGYADLVQTVQKHGLKLQAVMSFHQCGGNVGDSCSIPLPPWVLEEISKNPDLVYTDRSGRRNPEYISLGSDSLPVLRGRTPIQVYADYMRSFSNRFKDYLGEVIVEIQVGMGPCGELRYPAYPESNGAWSFPGIGEFQCYDKYMIASLKASAEAIRKKDWGLGGPHDAGQYKQFPEETGFFRRDGTWKTEYGQFFLEWYSGMLLDHGDRILGAAQGIFRGSGAKLSGKVAGIHWHYRTRSHAAELTAGYYNTRHHDGYLPVARIFGKHGVVFNFTCMEMRDREQPESANCSPEGLVEQVKMATNATGIELAGENALERYDAGAYAQVLATSRSESGNRLIAFTFLRMNKKVFEGDNWRNLVEFVESMSEHGQNKRLPECDTRGTNLYVGFLINKKVGETDEVALM; encoded by the exons ATGGCTCTAACATTACGTTCTTCAACGTCTTTCATAAATCTGAAAGACCCCAAAAACCTCAAGAATCTTGATGGAATCTCTAGCACAATTTGCTTTGCACAAATGATGCCATCTTGCCGTCTTCGTGCAAAGAATTCAACACAAGAAGCACAGCTCTCAGGTGATAACATTTTAATGCTGGAAGGCAGTAAAAGCAATAAGTGGGAGAAGGCAAGTGCAATATCCAGTCCTCAAACTAGCAATGGCCCCAAGGTACCAGTGTTTGTGATGTTGCCACTTGACACAATAACAGTTGGAGGAAATTTGAATAGGCCACGAGCACTGAATGCTAGTTTGATGGCTTTGAAGAGCGCAGGAGTGGAAGGAGTAATGGTTGATGTTTGGTGGGGTCTGGTGGAGAAAGATGGACCTCTTATATACAATTGGGATGGGTATGCTGATCTAGTGCAGACGGTACAAAAGCATGGTCTGAAACTTCAAGCTGTTATGTCCTTCCATCAGTGTGGAGGAAATGTCGGAGATTCATGCAG CATTCCCTTGCCTCCATGGGTGCTTGAAGAGATTAGCAAAAATCCAGATCTTGTCTATACAGACAGATCAGGTAGGAGGAATCCAGAGTACATCTCCTTGGGTTCTGACTCTTTACCAGTGCTAAGGGGAAGAACACCAATACAGGTCTATGCCGATTACATGAGAAGCTTCAGCAACAGATTCAAAGATTACCTTGGAGAAGTTATCGTG GAAATCCAAGTGGGAATGGGTCCTTGTGGAGAGCTAAGATACCCAGCTTATCCAGAAAGCAATGGAGCATGGAGCTTTCCAGGAATTGGAGAATTCCAATGCTACGACAAG TATATGATCGCTTCACTGAAAGCATCAGCTGAAGCCATTAGAAAGAAGGATTGGGGTCTGGGTGGACCTCATGATGCAGGCCAGTACAAGCAATTCCCTGAAGAAACTGGATTTTTCCGAAGAGATGGAACATGGAAAACTGAATATGGTCAGTTCTTCCTAGAATGGTACTCAGGCATGCTACTAGATCACGGTGACAGAATCCTAGGAGCTGCACAAGGAATATTTCGAGGAAGCGGAGCAAAGCTATCAGGAAAAGTAGCTGGAATTCATTGGCATTACAGAACAAGATCCCACGCAGCTGAACTCACTGCAGGATACTACAATACCAGACACCATGATGGCTACCTACCAGTGGCAAGAATATTTGGCAAACATGGAGTTGTATTTAATTTTACCTGCATGGAAATGCGTGATCGAGAACAACCTGAAAGTGCAAATTGCTCACCAGAAGGACTAGTAGAGCAAGTCAAGATGGCTACAAATGCCACTGGAATTGAACTGGCTGGAGAAAATGCACTGGAGAGGTATGACGCAGGTGCATATGCACAAGTTTTGGCAACAAGTAGATCAGAATCTGGCAACCGATTGATTGCATTTACGTTTCTGAGAATGAATAAGAAGGTGTTTGAAGGGGATAATTGGCGAAACCTTGTGGAGTTTGTAGAAAGCATGTCAGAACATGGTCAAAACAAAAGATTGCCAGAATGTGACACCCGAGGAACCAACCTTTACGTTGGCTTTCTCATCAACAAAAAAGTTGGAGAAACCGATGAAGTTGCTCTTATGTAA
- the LOC136232478 gene encoding uncharacterized protein: MIFAVEIPLQILLRILKWLIDVSEIRLKVSLETAPAQRPHGVLGVWSPILSAVGNAFKIQVHLRRVMHKDRFMRKSSIVPAIGNRIWRDLIHNPLHLIFSVDVLGMTSSTLASLSKGFAELSTDGQFLHLRSKQVGLRRITGVGDGIVKGTEALAQGFAFGVSGVLTKPMESARQNGLLGLAHGLGRAFLGFIVQPVSGAFDFFSLTVDGIGASCSNCLEGLSNKTTFQRVRNPRAIHADCILRDYSEKEAMGQMILYLAEASRRFGCTEIFKEPSKFAWSDYFEELFFVPYQRIVLVSNKRAMLLQCSSLDKMDKKPSKIMWDVPWEDLMALELAKAGHGQASHLLLHLRHFKRSENFVRVIKCNVEDESDENEPQAVRICSAIRRVWKMYQSDTKRSTLKVPSSQRHVYFSPGEANGGEQHIPSKTIFKLRETSSSISASDEGKFIRHSINFSKIWSSEREPKGRYKLCRKQDLEDDRMCSIWRPICPNGYVSIGDIARVGSHPPNVAAIYRYVERLFAAPVGYDLVQFDHSCSSSRYN, from the exons ATGATCTTCGCCGTGGAAATCCCACTTCAGATCCTCCTTCGCATTCTTAAGTG GCTAATAGATGTTTCAGAAATAAGGCTGAAGGTTTCCCTAGAGACAGCACCAGCACAGAGACCTCATGGTGTTCTAGGTGTTTGGAGTCCTATTTTGTCTGCTGTTGGAAATGCATTCAAAATTCAG GTCCATTTGAGGAGGGTTATGCATAAAGACAGATTTATGCGAAAGAGTTCCATTGTTCCTGCCATTGGAAACCGCATTTGGAGAGACCTGATCCATAATCCTTTGCATCTAATATTTTCTGTAGATGTACTTGGTATGACAAGTTCAACATTGGCTTCTCTAAGTAAAGGATTTGCTGAACTTTCAACTGATGGACAATTTCTGCACTTACGCTCTAAGCAG GTGGGATTAAGGAGAATCACAGGGGTAGGTGATGGAATTGTAAAAGGAACAGAAGCTCTGGCACAAGGTTTTGCCTTTGGAGTATCTGGAGTGCTGACAAAGCCAATGGAGAGTGCCAGGCAAAATGGTCTCTTAGGACTTGCTCATGGACTTGGGCGTGCATTTTTGGGATTTATTGTGCAACCAGTTAGTGGTGCATTTGATTTTTTCTCACTTACTGTTGATGGAATCGGTGCAAGTTGTTCCAACTGCTTAGAGGGTTTGAGTAATAAGACCACCTTCCAGAGAGTTAGAAACCCCCGGGCAATTCATGCTGATTGTATACTTAGAGATTATTCTGAGAAAGAAGCTATGGGGCAG ATGATACTTTACCTTGCGGAGGCAAGTCGGCGTTTTGGCTGTACTGAAATATTTAAGGAGCCGTCAAAATTTGCTTGGTCTGATTATTTTGAAGAACTATTTTTCGTACCTTATCAAAGGATTGTGTTAGTGAGCAACAAAAGGGCCATGCTGCTGCAG TGCTCATCTCTAGACAAGATGGACAAGAAACCTTCCAAGATCATGTGGGATGTGCCATGGGAGGACCTTATGGCTTTGGAGCTGGCAAAAGCGGGGCATGGTCAAGCTTCTCACTTGCTCCTCCATCTCAGGCACTTTAAAAGATCAGAAAATTTTGTTCGAGTCATAAAATGTAATGTTGAAGATGAGTCTGATGAGAATGAACCTCAAGCTGTTAGAATATGTTCTGCAATCCGTAGGGTGTGGAAAATGTACCAGTCTGATACAAAAAGATCAACTTTAAAG GTTCCTTCAAGTCAGAGACATGTCTACTTTTCTCCGGGTGAAGCCAATGGAGGAGAACAACATATCCCAAGTAAAACAATTTTCAAGTTAAGGGAGACATCTTCATCCATTTCTGCATCTGATGAAGGGAAGTTCATCAGACATAGTATCAACTTTTCAAAGATTTGGAGCAGCGAGCGAGAACCTAAAGGCCGATACAAATTATGCAGGAAACAG GATCTGGAGGATGACAGAATGTGTAGCATTTGGAGACCCATTTGTCCCAACGG ATATGTCTCCATTGGAGATATAGCTCGCGTTGGCAGTCATCCTCCAAACGTGGCTGCTATTTACCGATACGTTGAGAGATTGTTTGCAGCTCCCGTAGGTTATGACTTGGTACAATTTGATCATTCTTGTTCTAGTTCTAGGTACAATTGA